In the genome of Drosophila subpulchrella strain 33 F10 #4 breed RU33 chromosome 2L, RU_Dsub_v1.1 Primary Assembly, whole genome shotgun sequence, one region contains:
- the LOC119547911 gene encoding diuretic hormone class 2 isoform X1: protein MMTNRCASFALAFLLFCFLAISSIEGAPMPRYQSNGGGYGPGYNELEEVPDDLLMELMTRFGRTIIRARNDLENSKRTVDFGLARGYSGTQEAKHRMGLAAANFAGGPGRRRRSETDV, encoded by the exons ATGATGACAAACCGATGTGCTAGCTTCGCCTTGGCCTTCCTCCTCTTCTGCTTCTTGGCCATCtcgagcatcgagggagctcCGATGCCCAGGTA CCAATCCAATGGTGGCGGATACGGGCCTGGCTATAACGAACTGGAGGAGGTGCCCGACGATTTGCTGATGGAACTGATGACTCGCTTTGGACGCACCATAATACGGGCACGAAACGATCTGGAGAA CTCCAAGCGAACCGTGGACTTTGGGTTGGCCCGGGGCTATTCGGGAACCCAGGAGGCGAAACATCGCATGGGTCTGGCTGCAGCCAATTTTGCCGGTGGACCCGGGCGGAGGCGGCGATCCGAGACCGATGTCTAA
- the LOC119547911 gene encoding diuretic hormone class 2 isoform X2 — MMTNRCASFALAFLLFCFLAISSIEGAPMPSQSNGGGYGPGYNELEEVPDDLLMELMTRFGRTIIRARNDLENSKRTVDFGLARGYSGTQEAKHRMGLAAANFAGGPGRRRRSETDV; from the exons ATGATGACAAACCGATGTGCTAGCTTCGCCTTGGCCTTCCTCCTCTTCTGCTTCTTGGCCATCtcgagcatcgagggagctcCGATGCCCAG CCAATCCAATGGTGGCGGATACGGGCCTGGCTATAACGAACTGGAGGAGGTGCCCGACGATTTGCTGATGGAACTGATGACTCGCTTTGGACGCACCATAATACGGGCACGAAACGATCTGGAGAA CTCCAAGCGAACCGTGGACTTTGGGTTGGCCCGGGGCTATTCGGGAACCCAGGAGGCGAAACATCGCATGGGTCTGGCTGCAGCCAATTTTGCCGGTGGACCCGGGCGGAGGCGGCGATCCGAGACCGATGTCTAA
- the LOC119547910 gene encoding lysosomal aspartic protease-like has translation MLKSIGVVLILVALASAELHRVPILKEENFVKTRENVLAEKSYLRTKYQVPSLRSATEELSNSMNLAYYGAITIGTPAQSFKILFDTGSSNLWVPSNTCTSTACTSHNQYNSSASSTYVANGESFSIQYGSGSLTGFLSADTVDVSGLSIKSQTFAESSNEPGTTFNDANFDGILGMAYEALAIDSVTPPFYNMVSQGLVDSSVFSFYLARAGTSTQGGELILGGSDSSLYSGSLTYVPISEQGYWQFAVAGASVNSKSLCDNCQAIADTGTSLIVAPYDAYVTLSGIVNADENGYIECSTVSSLPNVTFVIGGTDFVLTPSEYIIESEGYCLSGFEYIGTDFWILGDVFIGQYYTEFDLGNNRIGFAPVA, from the coding sequence ATGTTGAAATCCATTGGTGTAGTTTTGATCCTGGTGGCTCTGGCCAGTGCCGAGCTTCACCGCGTGCCGATCCTCAAGGAGGAGAACTTCGTGAAGACCCGTGAGAATGTCCTGGCCGAGAAGTCCTATCTGCGCACCAAGTACCAGGTGCCCTCCCTTCGCAGCGCTACCGAGGAGCTGTCCAACTCGATGAACCTGGCCTACTATGGAGCCATCACCATCGGAACTCCTGCTCAGAGCTTTAAGATTCTCTTTGATACTGGCTCCTCGAACCTGTGGGTGCCCTCCAATACCTGCACGAGCACCGCCTGCACATCCCACAACCAGTACAATTCGAGTGCCAGCTCTACCTACGTGGCCAATGGCGAGTCCTTCTCCATCCAGTATGGATCTGGTAGCCTCACTGGCTTCCTGTCCGCCGATACCGTCGATGTGAGTGGCCTGAGCATCAAGAGCCAGACCTTTGCCGAATCCAGCAACGAACCGGGCACCACCTTCAACGATGCCAACTTCGATGGCATCCTGGGCATGGCCTATGAAGCTCTGGCCATCGATAGTGTGACTCCTCCGTTCTACAACATGGTGTCCCAGGGTCTGGTCGACAGCTCCGTCTTCTCGTTTTACCTGGCCCGCGCTGGCACTTCCACTCAGGGTGGTGAGCTGATCCTCGGCGGCTCCGATTCGTCCTTGTACTCGGGTTCTCTGACCTATGTGCCCATCTCGGAGCAGGGTTACTGGCAGTTCGCCGTGGCTGGAGCCTCCGTCAATAGCAAATCCCTGTGCGATAACTGCCAGGCTATCGCCGACACTGGCACCTCTCTGATCGTGGCTCCCTACGATGCGTACGTCACCCTGTCTGGGATCGTCAATGCCGATGAGAATGGTTACATAGAATGCTCCACCGTGAGCTCCCTGCCTAATGTCACCTTCGTCATCGGCGGCACGGACTTCGTCCTGACCCCCTCGGAATACATCATCGAGTCGGAGGGCTACTGCCTGTCCGGCTTCGAGTACATCGGCACCGACTTCTGGATTTTGGGCGATGTCTTCATTGGCCAGTACTACACCGAGTTCGATTTGGGCAACAACCGCATTGGATTCGCCCCAGTAGCCTAG
- the LOC119547909 gene encoding lysosomal aspartic protease-like yields MLKTIGVVLILVALASAELHRVPILKEENFVKTRQNVLAEKSYLRTKYQLPSLRSAPEEQLSNSMNMAYYGAITIGTPAQSFKVLFDSGSSNLWVPSNTCKSDACTTHNQYDSSASSSYVANGESFSIQYGTGSLTGYLSTDTVDVSGLSIASQTFAESTNEPGTNFNDANFDGILGMAYEALAVDGVAPPFYNMVSQGLVDNSVFSFYLARDGTSTQGGELIFGGSDSSLYSGALTYVPISEQGYWQFTMAGSSVDGSSLCENCQAIADTGTSLIVAPYDAYVTLSEIVNAGEDGYLDCSTVSSLPNVTFNIGGTDFVLTPSEYIIQSEGTCMSAFEYMGTDFWILGDVFIGQYYTEFDLGNNRIGFAPVA; encoded by the coding sequence ATGTTGAAAACCATTGGTGTAGTTCTGATCCTGGTGGCTCTGGCCAGTGCCGAGCTCCACCGCGTGCCGATCCTCAAGGAGGAGAACTTCGTGAAGACCCGTCAGAATGTCCTGGCCGAGAAGTCCTATCTGCGCACCAAGTACCAGCTGCCCTCTCTTCGCAGCGCTCCCGAGGAGCAGCTGTCCAACTCGATGAACATGGCCTACTATGGAGCCATCACCATCGGAACTCCTGCCCAGAGCTTCAAGGTTCTCTTCGATTCCGGCTCCTCGAACCTGTGGGTGCCCTCCAACACCTGCAAGAGCGACGCCTGCACGACCCACAACCAGTACGATTCGAGTGCCAGCTCCTCTTACGTGGCCAATGGCGAGTCCTTCTCCATCCAGTATGGAACTGGTAGCCTCACTGGCTACCTGTCCACCGATACCGTCGATGTGAGTGGCCTGAGCATCGCGAGCCAGACCTTTGCCGAATCCACCAACGAACCGGGCACCAACTTCAACGATGCCAACTTCGATGGCATCCTGGGCATGGCCTATGAAGCTCTGGCCGTCGATGGAGTGGCTCCTCCGTTCTACAACATGGTGTCCCAGGGTCTGGTCGACAACTCCGTCTTCTCGTTTTACCTGGCCCGCGATGGCACTTCCACTCAGGGTGGTGAGCTGATCTTCGGCGGCTCCGACTCGTCCTTGTACTCGGGTGCTCTGACCTATGTGCCCATCTCGGAGCAGGGCTACTGGCAGTTCACCATGGCTGGATCCTCCGTCGATGGCAGCTCCCTGTGCGAGAACTGCCAGGCTATCGCCGATACTGGCACCTCCCTGATCGTGGCTCCCTACGATGCGTACGTCACCCTGTCCGAGATCGTCAATGCCGGCGAGGATGGCTACCTGGACTGCTCCACCGTGAGCTCCCTGCCTAATGTCACCTTCAACATCGGTGGCACGGACTTCGTCCTGACCCCCTCGGAATACATCATCCAGTCGGAGGGCACCTGCATGTCCGCCTTTGAGTACATGGGCACTGACTTCTGGATTTTGGGCGATGTCTTCATTGGCCAGTACTACACCGAGTTCGATTTGGGCAACAACCGCATTGGATTCGCCCCAGTCGCCTAG